The Fortiea contorta PCC 7126 genome has a segment encoding these proteins:
- the rnpA gene encoding ribonuclease P protein component, with the protein MALPKSNRLKSHKDFQAVFRQGIRRHSSHFTLRALKPSPAPKLSPIDSAHLASTQIGISISTKVSKRAVVRNRIKRQMAAALYQLLPKLTPGWRLVFIVKPTAAQQECVSQQFLQELEQLLAQAEVLNGHS; encoded by the coding sequence GTGGCTTTGCCCAAATCCAATAGACTCAAGTCTCATAAAGACTTTCAAGCAGTTTTCCGCCAAGGAATCCGGCGTCATAGCTCTCATTTCACATTGAGAGCTTTAAAACCCTCCCCTGCTCCCAAACTTTCACCAATCGACTCAGCACATCTCGCCAGCACGCAGATTGGCATTTCGATTAGTACAAAAGTCAGTAAGCGTGCAGTAGTTCGCAACAGAATCAAACGGCAGATGGCAGCAGCTTTATATCAATTGTTACCTAAACTCACGCCAGGGTGGCGGCTAGTGTTCATCGTTAAACCAACAGCAGCACAACAAGAGTGCGTAAGCCAACAATTTCTGCAAGAATTAGAGCAGTTGTTGGCACAAGCCGAGGTACTCAATGGGCATTCGTGA
- the rpmH gene encoding 50S ribosomal protein L34 gives MQRTLGGTNRKRKRTSGFRARMRTPDGRNVISARRKRGRHRLSV, from the coding sequence ATGCAGAGAACTTTAGGCGGTACTAACCGCAAGCGAAAAAGAACCTCTGGTTTCCGTGCTAGAATGCGGACTCCAGATGGAAGAAACGTCATCAGCGCCAGAAGGAAAAGAGGTCGCCATCGTCTGAGCGTTTAG
- a CDS encoding DUF2808 domain-containing protein, with the protein MRRLLSTLAITGCLLTGFQTITWGQALPGFTLFSGVKSENQLPFRLDFGGQTNNTDRYILKIPTQKMKLAVTQFAITYPDYYKGTFDTTKVEVKYKNKKVALSEVKWNKESRVIEIFPQEPVPAGGGVELILSNVQNPAFAGTFYFNCQVLSAGDVPLLRYVGTWILSIS; encoded by the coding sequence ATGCGACGTTTACTTTCCACCTTAGCTATTACCGGCTGCTTACTAACAGGTTTCCAAACCATTACCTGGGGACAAGCTTTACCCGGATTCACCCTGTTTAGCGGCGTCAAAAGCGAAAATCAGCTACCCTTTCGGTTAGATTTTGGCGGACAAACAAATAATACAGACCGCTACATCCTCAAAATCCCTACCCAAAAGATGAAATTGGCAGTAACCCAGTTTGCCATCACTTATCCTGATTATTACAAAGGGACTTTTGACACCACTAAGGTTGAAGTCAAGTATAAAAACAAAAAGGTTGCCTTGTCTGAGGTGAAGTGGAATAAAGAAAGTCGCGTGATTGAAATTTTTCCCCAAGAACCAGTACCCGCAGGTGGTGGAGTAGAGTTAATTTTATCTAATGTGCAAAATCCCGCGTTTGCTGGGACATTCTACTTTAACTGTCAAGTACTCTCTGCTGGCGATGTCCCATTACTACGTTATGTGGGAACCTGGATTTTAAGTATTTCTTAA
- a CDS encoding Re/Si-specific NAD(P)(+) transhydrogenase subunit alpha, with translation MRIAVAKEIEVCERRVALIPDIVARLVKQGLEVWVESGAGERSFFSDAAYAAAGAKIIADTATLWGEADILLKVSPPQERENGRSEIELLKEGAVLISFLNPLGNPLVAEQLKNRKVTALSMELIPRSTRAQSMDALSSQASLAGYKAVLIAAAALPKYFPMLTTAAGTIAPAKVFIMGAGVAGLQAIATARRLGAVVEAFDIRPAVKEEVQSLGAKFVEVKLEEETTAAGGYAKEISEASKQRTQEVVTEHVKNADVVITTAQVPGRKAPRLVTEEMVSQMKPGSVIVDLAAEQGGNCACTAPGKDIVWNGVTIIGPINLPSSMPVHASQLYAKNVTSLMQLLINKEKALQVNFADDIVDAATITHAGEIRNQRVQEALAAVNTQQSAVS, from the coding sequence ATGAGAATAGCAGTTGCCAAAGAAATTGAAGTTTGTGAACGTCGTGTAGCATTAATTCCTGATATCGTTGCCCGGTTAGTCAAACAGGGTTTAGAAGTTTGGGTAGAATCAGGTGCGGGAGAGCGATCGTTTTTTAGCGATGCTGCGTATGCAGCAGCAGGAGCGAAAATTATCGCTGATACGGCTACATTATGGGGTGAAGCTGATATTTTGCTCAAAGTTAGTCCACCACAAGAAAGGGAAAATGGACGCTCAGAAATTGAGTTGTTAAAAGAAGGAGCTGTATTAATTAGCTTCCTCAATCCCTTAGGAAATCCCCTGGTAGCAGAGCAACTGAAAAACCGCAAAGTAACCGCCCTCAGCATGGAGTTGATCCCCCGCAGCACCAGGGCGCAAAGTATGGATGCTTTGTCTTCCCAAGCGTCCTTAGCAGGTTACAAAGCAGTATTAATTGCTGCCGCAGCCTTACCGAAATATTTTCCCATGCTGACAACCGCCGCAGGCACGATCGCCCCCGCGAAAGTATTTATTATGGGTGCAGGTGTGGCAGGATTGCAAGCGATTGCCACCGCTAGACGCCTAGGCGCAGTGGTAGAAGCCTTCGACATCCGGCCAGCGGTAAAAGAAGAAGTACAAAGCTTAGGGGCGAAATTCGTCGAAGTTAAACTCGAAGAAGAAACCACCGCCGCTGGTGGTTACGCCAAAGAAATCTCCGAAGCCAGCAAACAACGCACCCAAGAAGTTGTCACCGAACACGTCAAAAATGCCGACGTGGTTATCACTACCGCCCAAGTACCAGGGAGAAAAGCCCCACGCCTAGTCACCGAAGAAATGGTTTCTCAAATGAAACCCGGTTCAGTAATTGTCGATTTAGCCGCCGAACAAGGTGGTAATTGCGCCTGCACTGCACCCGGTAAAGATATTGTCTGGAACGGCGTGACAATTATCGGCCCCATCAATTTACCATCCTCGATGCCAGTCCACGCCAGCCAGTTGTACGCCAAAAACGTAACATCGTTGATGCAACTATTGATTAATAAAGAAAAAGCATTACAAGTTAACTTTGCTGATGACATCGTTGACGCCGCTACCATCACCCACGCCGGAGAAATTCGTAACCAACGTGTGCAAGAAGCTTTAGCAGCAGTTAACACTCAGCAATCTGCAGTTAGTTAG
- a CDS encoding NAD(P) transhydrogenase subunit alpha, with protein sequence MNEALLAALFVFVLASFIGFEVINKVPPTLHTPLMSGSNAVSGIAVLGAIVAAGARETSVSVVLGLIAVVLATVNVVGGFLVTDRMLQMFKKKEVKA encoded by the coding sequence ATGAATGAAGCATTACTTGCGGCTTTATTTGTATTTGTTTTGGCGTCGTTTATCGGTTTTGAGGTCATCAACAAAGTACCGCCCACTCTGCATACACCGTTAATGTCAGGCTCAAATGCAGTTTCTGGAATTGCGGTGTTGGGGGCGATTGTTGCTGCTGGTGCGAGAGAAACTAGTGTATCAGTCGTTCTCGGTTTGATTGCTGTGGTACTCGCAACAGTCAACGTTGTGGGTGGTTTTCTCGTGACAGACAGAATGTTGCAAATGTTCAAAAAAAAGGAGGTTAAGGCGTGA
- a CDS encoding NAD(P)(+) transhydrogenase (Re/Si-specific) subunit beta — protein sequence MSDFLPTGIQLTYLVAASLFILGLKKLGSPATARNGNVVAAVGMLLAIVATLLDQHVLNYEMILLGLAIGSAIGAIAAYKVQMTEMPQMVGLLNGLGGAASALVAVAEFWRLLDSGAPVPLDVNISMLLDVLIGGVTFTGSFLAFAKLQGLISGSPITFPFQQPFNLLLLGAYVLGSAYLIITPDSLPIFLAVVFVSLILGVMFVIPIGGGDMPVVISLLNSLSGIAASAAGFVVMNNMLIIAGALVGASGIILTEIMCKAMNRSLFSVLFSAFGTGSAAGGGAGGAATDQTVRSIDPEEGAMMLGYARSVVIVPGYGMAVAQAQHSVRELADQLERMGVDVKYAIHPVAGRMPGHMNVLLAEANVAYTQLYDMDDINPQFEQADVALVIGANDVVNPAARSDTNSPIYGMPILEVDKAKQTIVIKRGMSTGFAGVDNELFYKDKTTMLFGSAKDMVAKLVSEVKQL from the coding sequence GTGAGCGACTTTTTACCAACTGGGATTCAACTGACGTATTTAGTCGCTGCATCCTTATTCATTCTGGGTTTGAAAAAGCTGGGATCACCTGCCACAGCTAGGAATGGTAATGTGGTTGCCGCTGTGGGAATGCTGCTGGCGATTGTAGCAACACTGCTAGATCAGCACGTGTTGAACTATGAGATGATTTTGCTAGGCTTGGCGATTGGTTCAGCAATTGGTGCGATCGCAGCCTACAAAGTGCAAATGACGGAAATGCCCCAAATGGTGGGTTTACTCAACGGTTTGGGTGGTGCGGCTTCTGCTTTAGTCGCCGTCGCTGAATTTTGGCGGTTATTAGATTCCGGCGCACCTGTACCTCTGGATGTCAACATTTCCATGTTATTGGATGTGTTAATCGGTGGCGTCACCTTCACAGGTAGCTTTCTCGCCTTTGCTAAATTGCAAGGTTTAATCAGCGGTTCCCCGATTACATTTCCTTTCCAGCAACCATTTAACTTGTTACTGCTGGGTGCTTATGTGTTGGGTAGTGCCTACTTAATCATCACACCAGACAGCCTACCCATATTCTTAGCAGTAGTTTTTGTTTCCCTGATATTGGGTGTCATGTTCGTCATCCCCATTGGTGGCGGTGACATGCCCGTGGTAATTTCATTGTTAAACTCCTTGTCAGGTATTGCCGCATCCGCCGCAGGTTTCGTGGTGATGAACAATATGTTAATCATCGCTGGGGCGTTGGTGGGCGCTTCTGGTATTATCCTTACCGAAATTATGTGTAAGGCGATGAACCGTTCACTCTTCAGTGTACTGTTCAGCGCTTTTGGTACAGGTAGTGCGGCTGGCGGTGGCGCTGGTGGTGCTGCAACTGATCAAACCGTCCGCAGTATCGATCCCGAAGAAGGAGCGATGATGTTGGGTTATGCTCGTTCTGTGGTAATTGTCCCTGGTTATGGGATGGCAGTTGCCCAAGCTCAACATAGCGTCCGCGAATTGGCAGATCAACTCGAACGGATGGGCGTTGATGTCAAGTACGCTATTCACCCTGTAGCGGGAAGAATGCCAGGACACATGAATGTGTTATTGGCTGAGGCGAATGTGGCATATACCCAGTTGTATGACATGGATGATATCAATCCTCAATTTGAGCAAGCCGATGTAGCTTTAGTAATTGGGGCAAACGATGTAGTAAATCCAGCGGCGCGTAGCGATACCAATAGCCCAATTTATGGTATGCCGATTTTGGAAGTTGATAAAGCGAAACAGACAATCGTGATTAAGCGCGGGATGAGTACAGGTTTTGCCGGTGTAGATAATGAATTGTTCTACAAGGATAAAACCACAATGCTGTTTGGTAGCGCTAAGGATATGGTGGCGAAGTTGGTTTCCGAAGTGAAGCAACTTTAA
- a CDS encoding HNH endonuclease, with the protein MDKLIIEDGTHKAWLLISNHDRQHAGNLGYVDEISKVYQYDNEVPYCRQLAESDLVLLRDKKQLIGVARIELIQIYEATKKLLRCPSCFKTKFNRRKNKKPTFHCYDCGHDFDIALEDTINCENRTANFGDTFIFTERAVSIEALKDAWLNKSKQLSMRPIDFSLIEATLLRNAPDVAKLLNQNQSFNYLKADGAYEDDRTVEYFPTGEDRRETVFRQIKERRGQSKFRNLLRQCYGDQCMISRLKLLDVLEAAHISPYRGTDDNHPDNGLLLRADLHTLFDLNLLGINPESLEVKFHPKILETGYQKLEGRKLRCSKHKPSQSALVSRWKQFLNRLNENS; encoded by the coding sequence ATGGACAAATTAATTATTGAAGACGGAACGCATAAAGCATGGTTACTAATAAGCAATCATGACCGCCAACATGCTGGTAATCTTGGTTATGTCGACGAAATTTCCAAGGTATATCAGTATGACAATGAGGTTCCATATTGTCGTCAACTTGCTGAAAGTGATCTAGTTCTATTAAGGGATAAAAAACAGCTTATTGGTGTTGCTAGAATTGAATTAATACAGATATATGAAGCAACAAAAAAATTATTGCGTTGTCCTTCATGTTTTAAAACAAAATTCAATAGACGCAAAAACAAGAAACCCACTTTTCATTGTTATGATTGTGGTCATGATTTTGATATAGCCCTGGAAGATACTATAAATTGTGAAAACCGTACTGCTAATTTTGGTGATACATTTATTTTCACAGAACGCGCTGTCAGTATTGAGGCGTTAAAAGATGCTTGGCTGAATAAAAGTAAACAATTGTCAATGCGACCAATTGATTTCTCACTTATTGAAGCAACTTTACTCAGAAATGCTCCTGATGTCGCTAAACTACTGAATCAAAACCAAAGTTTTAACTATCTCAAAGCTGATGGAGCTTATGAAGATGATCGAACGGTTGAATATTTTCCTACAGGAGAAGATAGACGCGAAACAGTATTTAGGCAAATTAAGGAACGTCGTGGACAGTCCAAATTTAGAAACTTGTTGCGTCAATGCTATGGCGACCAATGTATGATTAGTAGGTTAAAGCTACTTGATGTTTTAGAAGCTGCTCATATCTCACCATATCGCGGTACTGATGATAATCATCCAGATAATGGACTTTTGTTGCGTGCAGATTTACATACTTTATTTGATTTGAATTTGTTGGGTATTAACCCAGAGTCTCTAGAAGTGAAATTTCATCCAAAAATCCTGGAAACTGGTTATCAAAAACTGGAGGGTAGAAAACTTAGATGCTCTAAACATAAGCCAAGCCAGTCAGCACTTGTGTCTAGATGGAAGCAATTTTTAAACCGTCTTAACGAAAATTCTTAA
- a CDS encoding group II intron maturase-specific domain-containing protein — translation MLINEYFMLVNEALILVNEKILLMNEDILLIHEYFLLVNEFLILVNEDILLIDEYFLLVNEALILVNEDILLINDINLTMIDHDRLFKELLTTFFWEFLELFLPEITTYLERDTICFIDKEVFTDVTAGEKYETDILVKARFRGQESFFLVHLEHQAYYEEDFDLRMYRYFARLYEKYGLVRLVTRIVSTFKFLDRVNSQDIGFNFLGFHVKQYKVGKNNSGKNGHGKKLGFKTLIKPSDKAIKKHYDDIARIIDNHKSAPQEALISKLNPVIRGWVNYYSTVVSKEIFSKLGRLVYLKLKRWGKRRHSKKSGSWVANKYWHTVGGENWVFAATENGEVTVKLFKHSQKEIVRHVKVKGDASPFNGNLKYWSARKGNHPLVPKKIATLLKKQKGKCAHCGLYFREDDLIEIDHIIPKSVSGKDIYDNLQALHRHCHHVKTATDNSYDRHKSDTETNVMW, via the coding sequence TTGCTCATCAACGAGTATTTTATGCTTGTGAATGAGGCTTTAATACTCGTGAACGAGAAGATTTTGCTGATGAATGAGGATATTTTGCTCATCCACGAGTATTTTTTGCTCGTGAATGAGTTTTTGATACTCGTGAATGAGGATATTTTGCTCATCGACGAGTATTTTTTGCTCGTGAATGAGGCTTTGATACTCGTGAATGAGGATATTTTGCTGATAAATGATATAAATCTAACTATGATAGATCACGATCGCTTATTCAAAGAACTACTCACCACCTTCTTCTGGGAATTCCTAGAGTTATTCCTCCCAGAAATCACCACCTATCTAGAACGTGACACCATCTGCTTCATCGACAAAGAAGTATTCACTGATGTCACTGCGGGAGAGAAATATGAAACTGATATACTTGTAAAAGCCAGATTTAGGGGACAAGAATCTTTTTTTCTAGTACATCTAGAACATCAAGCTTATTACGAAGAAGATTTTGACTTGCGGATGTATCGCTACTTCGCCAGATTATATGAAAAATACGGTTTGGTGCGACTCGTTACCCGCATTGTCTCAACTTTCAAATTCCTTGATAGAGTAAACTCCCAAGATATAGGATTTAACTTCCTTGGTTTCCATGTAAAACAATACAAAGTGGGGAAGAATAACTCTGGAAAAAACGGACATGGCAAGAAGTTAGGATTTAAAACACTCATCAAGCCCAGCGACAAAGCAATAAAGAAACACTACGACGACATAGCCAGAATAATCGATAACCACAAAAGCGCTCCACAGGAAGCACTAATCAGTAAACTTAACCCGGTAATAAGGGGATGGGTAAACTATTATTCAACAGTTGTGAGTAAAGAGATATTTTCAAAGTTAGGCAGACTAGTGTATCTGAAGTTAAAACGCTGGGGAAAACGCCGTCATTCCAAGAAATCAGGTAGTTGGGTAGCCAATAAATATTGGCACACAGTAGGCGGCGAAAATTGGGTATTTGCAGCAACAGAGAACGGTGAAGTCACAGTGAAGCTATTCAAACACTCACAAAAAGAAATTGTGAGACACGTAAAGGTAAAAGGTGACGCTTCACCGTTCAATGGAAACTTAAAATACTGGAGTGCAAGAAAGGGCAATCATCCCCTAGTACCTAAAAAGATAGCAACACTACTCAAGAAGCAAAAAGGGAAATGTGCCCACTGCGGACTGTACTTTAGAGAAGACGATTTAATTGAGATTGACCATATTATCCCTAAATCGGTTAGTGGAAAGGATATATATGATAATCTACAAGCCTTACATAGGCATTGTCACCACGTTAAAACTGCCACTGACAACTCTTATGACCGACATAAGAGCGATACAGAAACAAATGTGATGTGGTAA
- a CDS encoding DUF4351 domain-containing protein yields the protein MKVSCTVLKTSRTGDSLAEFNPVYPIALFSYDRPKKTEPNFHQVAFPNKVILQFNYDVIQLNRLNWREYLQQQNPVASALMAKMNIAPKDRPRVKSECLRLLATLQLDPARMQLISGFIDTYLRLNAQETKIFQAEIAQFEPTQQEVVMQIVTSWMEEGIQQGLQQGELKIIQRQLTRRLGGITPELQQQLRGLSSTQLEDLAEALLDFSTEADLVTWLQQQ from the coding sequence GTGAAAGTTTCATGCACGGTTTTGAAGACCAGCAGGACTGGCGACAGTCTTGCTGAGTTTAATCCAGTTTACCCTATCGCCTTATTTTCTTACGATCGCCCCAAAAAAACCGAGCCAAATTTTCATCAGGTAGCATTTCCCAATAAAGTTATCTTGCAGTTTAACTATGATGTCATCCAGTTAAATCGCCTGAATTGGCGGGAATACCTGCAACAACAAAATCCGGTAGCTAGTGCGCTGATGGCTAAGATGAACATAGCACCAAAAGACCGTCCCAGAGTAAAATCTGAGTGTCTGCGTCTCTTAGCTACGTTGCAATTAGATCCAGCGCGGATGCAGTTGATTTCTGGGTTTATTGATACCTACCTACGACTAAACGCCCAAGAAACAAAAATATTCCAAGCTGAGATTGCTCAATTTGAACCAACTCAACAAGAGGTAGTTATGCAAATCGTCACCAGTTGGATGGAGGAAGGGATACAACAAGGGCTACAACAAGGAGAATTGAAAATCATCCAGCGCCAATTAACACGGCGACTTGGTGGAATCACCCCGGAATTACAACAGCAACTGCGTGGGTTATCATCAACTCAGTTAGAAGATTTAGCAGAAGCGTTGCTAGATTTCTCCACAGAAGCTGATTTAGTAACTTGGTTACAACAACAGTGA
- a CDS encoding hybrid sensor histidine kinase/response regulator, which translates to MNSQSSRPDKILVVDDSPDNVFLIRTILEEEGYIVSTAENGISALTQLETSPCDLVLLDLMMPGMDGYEVTKRVRGNTRLQQYIPILLITAHDAPNVAQGLDLGADDFIRKPVTVDELLARVRSLLRLKHSIDERDEITRQREDFVSRLTHDLRTPLVAADRILMLFQQGALGTLSPQMQEVIAIMARSNTNLLSMVNTLLEVYRFEAGRKTLAFQPVNVAQLLEEVSGELTPLAQEKSLPIHLNFTAESTKSAVMGDRLELHRLFTNLIGNAIKFTESGSVSINLCAETETNNNSSTSFSLSSIGSKYITIEVADTGSGILPEEKAILFERFRQGSHKSSGSGLGLYLSRRIVEAHQGAILVESEPNKGSIFTVLLPLKL; encoded by the coding sequence ATGAACTCCCAATCTTCGCGCCCGGACAAAATCCTAGTTGTTGATGATTCTCCTGACAATGTATTCTTGATCAGAACTATTTTGGAGGAAGAAGGCTACATAGTTAGCACTGCAGAAAATGGTATTTCCGCACTGACACAACTGGAAACATCACCTTGTGACTTAGTGTTACTAGATTTAATGATGCCAGGAATGGATGGTTATGAAGTTACTAAGCGTGTCCGTGGAAATACGAGATTACAGCAATATATCCCGATTTTGTTAATTACTGCCCATGACGCGCCTAATGTAGCTCAGGGACTAGATTTGGGTGCTGATGATTTTATTCGCAAGCCTGTAACTGTAGATGAATTGCTAGCGAGAGTGCGATCGCTCCTCCGATTAAAGCACAGCATAGATGAACGCGACGAAATTACTCGCCAAAGGGAAGATTTTGTTTCTCGACTCACTCATGACTTACGCACTCCCCTAGTGGCCGCAGACCGCATCCTAATGTTGTTTCAGCAAGGCGCTCTAGGAACCTTATCCCCACAAATGCAGGAGGTAATCGCCATTATGGCGCGCAGTAATACCAATCTCCTGTCAATGGTCAATACCTTATTAGAAGTTTATCGTTTTGAAGCCGGTCGTAAAACCCTAGCCTTTCAGCCTGTAAATGTAGCCCAGCTTTTAGAAGAAGTCAGCGGAGAATTAACACCCCTAGCTCAGGAAAAATCACTACCCATTCATCTGAATTTTACGGCAGAATCAACTAAAAGCGCAGTCATGGGCGATCGCTTAGAACTACATCGCTTATTCACTAACCTAATTGGTAACGCCATCAAATTTACCGAATCTGGTTCAGTGTCGATTAACCTCTGTGCGGAAACTGAGACTAACAACAACTCTTCAACAAGCTTTTCTCTCAGTTCCATCGGTAGTAAATATATCACTATCGAAGTAGCAGATACAGGTTCAGGGATTCTTCCCGAAGAGAAAGCTATCTTATTTGAAAGATTTCGCCAAGGTAGCCATAAAAGCTCTGGTAGTGGTTTAGGACTCTACCTTTCACGCCGCATTGTTGAGGCTCATCAAGGCGCAATTTTAGTTGAATCTGAGCCAAATAAAGGTAGTATATTTACTGTACTTTTACCGTTGAAATTGTAG
- a CDS encoding aldehyde dehydrogenase family protein, protein MLTDSSISAADIIRQQREFFQTGKTKSVDFRIAQLKILKRAVLEQEQAIIQALKADLNKPEIESYLTEVLVTKEIDYALKNIAAWTKPKKAPVSLDFFPYSAKIYPEPLGVVLIIGAWNYPFQLTISPLVGAIAAGNCAIIKPSELAPRTSHLLAEIIPKYFNSEYLTVVEGGVEISQQLIAEKFDHIFFTGGTNVGKIVMAAAAKTLTPVTLELGGKSPCIVDTEINLEHTVKRIVWGKFINAGQTCIAPDYLLVNKKIKIELLDSFKKCLKEFYGENPAISPDYGRIINQKQFDRLVNFLQDGEIVIGGETNSTECYIAPTIIDHVSAASPVMQEEIFGPILPIIEYSEITEAIALINSRPKPLALYLFSQNKDLQNRVLQETTSGGVCLNDTVMQVGVSSLPFGGVGDSGIGSYHGKAGFDTFSHNKSVLKNSFLLDLNWRYAPYQGKLPFLKRFLG, encoded by the coding sequence ATGTTGACAGATTCATCAATTTCTGCAGCAGATATTATTCGTCAGCAACGGGAATTTTTTCAAACTGGGAAAACTAAAAGTGTTGATTTTCGGATAGCACAACTCAAAATCCTGAAAAGAGCAGTTCTGGAACAGGAACAAGCAATTATCCAAGCCTTAAAAGCAGATTTAAATAAACCGGAAATAGAGTCTTATCTGACCGAAGTTTTAGTTACTAAAGAAATTGATTATGCTCTCAAAAACATCGCCGCTTGGACAAAACCGAAAAAAGCGCCGGTGTCACTAGATTTTTTCCCTTATTCAGCCAAAATTTACCCAGAACCGCTGGGAGTTGTATTAATTATTGGCGCTTGGAACTATCCATTTCAGTTAACTATCTCCCCGTTAGTAGGTGCGATCGCTGCAGGTAATTGTGCAATTATCAAACCTTCAGAACTTGCTCCCCGTACTTCTCATCTCTTGGCTGAAATCATTCCTAAATATTTCAACTCTGAATATTTAACAGTTGTCGAAGGAGGTGTAGAAATCAGTCAGCAACTAATAGCAGAAAAGTTTGATCATATCTTTTTTACTGGTGGTACAAATGTAGGAAAAATTGTCATGGCTGCAGCCGCAAAAACTCTTACCCCAGTGACTTTAGAATTAGGTGGTAAGAGTCCTTGTATTGTAGACACAGAAATTAATCTAGAACACACCGTTAAAAGAATTGTTTGGGGTAAATTTATTAATGCTGGACAAACTTGCATTGCTCCTGACTATCTTTTAGTGAATAAAAAAATCAAAATCGAACTATTAGATAGCTTCAAAAAATGCTTGAAGGAATTTTATGGAGAAAATCCCGCCATTAGTCCTGATTATGGGCGAATTATTAATCAAAAACAGTTCGATAGATTAGTAAACTTTCTGCAAGATGGTGAAATTGTCATTGGGGGAGAAACTAATTCTACAGAATGCTATATTGCGCCGACAATTATTGATCATGTGTCTGCAGCATCTCCTGTAATGCAGGAAGAAATTTTCGGGCCGATTCTGCCAATAATTGAGTATTCTGAAATTACAGAAGCGATCGCTTTAATTAATTCTCGACCAAAACCCCTAGCCTTATATTTATTTTCTCAAAACAAAGACCTGCAAAACCGCGTCTTACAAGAAACCACATCGGGTGGAGTTTGTCTCAACGACACAGTAATGCAGGTTGGTGTGTCTTCTTTACCATTTGGCGGTGTGGGTGATAGTGGGATAGGTAGCTATCACGGTAAAGCGGGTTTTGACACCTTTTCCCATAACAAAAGTGTCTTGAAAAACTCCTTTTTGTTAGATTTAAATTGGCGATACGCTCCTTATCAAGGGAAGCTACCTTTTTTAAAAAGATTTTTGGGGTAA
- a CDS encoding sulfite oxidase-like oxidoreductase yields MIGKFFRKPEGQESDRVPPGQHLTKGFPVLTYGATPQITTEEWQFRVWGLVKPASFSWSDFMALPQHEFTADFHCVTRWSKLDVKWTGIKVTDFLNLIEIDQKAAHIMEHCYGGYTTNIAIADFVREENFFAFQAFGEPLTAEHGGPMRLVVPHLYAWKSAKWINGLEFLEREELGFWERNGYHTRGEPWAEERYSSI; encoded by the coding sequence ATGATAGGAAAATTTTTTCGTAAGCCAGAGGGACAAGAAAGCGATCGCGTTCCTCCAGGACAACACTTAACCAAAGGTTTTCCTGTTCTAACTTATGGTGCGACACCACAAATTACGACAGAAGAATGGCAATTTCGGGTTTGGGGTTTAGTAAAACCTGCTAGCTTTAGTTGGTCAGATTTTATGGCGTTACCCCAACACGAATTTACAGCAGATTTCCACTGTGTCACCCGCTGGTCTAAACTTGATGTCAAATGGACGGGGATCAAGGTAACAGATTTCTTAAATCTGATTGAAATAGACCAGAAAGCAGCCCATATTATGGAACACTGCTATGGGGGATATACTACCAATATTGCGATCGCTGATTTTGTCAGAGAAGAAAATTTCTTCGCTTTCCAAGCCTTCGGCGAACCATTAACTGCAGAACATGGCGGCCCCATGCGGTTAGTTGTTCCCCATCTCTACGCTTGGAAAAGCGCCAAATGGATTAACGGTTTGGAGTTTCTAGAACGGGAAGAATTGGGATTTTGGGAGCGCAACGGTTATCATACCCGTGGTGAACCCTGGGCTGAGGAACGTTACAGCAGTATTTAA
- the rpmF gene encoding 50S ribosomal protein L32, protein MAVPKKKTSKSKRDKRRATWRHKAAVEAQKALSLGKSILTGRSTYVYPVAEEEEES, encoded by the coding sequence ATGGCTGTTCCTAAGAAGAAAACATCAAAATCCAAAAGAGATAAACGCCGAGCTACCTGGAGACACAAAGCTGCTGTTGAAGCCCAAAAAGCTCTTTCTCTTGGTAAGTCGATTTTGACTGGACGTTCCACATATGTTTATCCAGTCGCTGAAGAAGAAGAAGAATCATAA